The DNA sequence TGGCCCCTAGGATTTAATTTATGCAACAAATGTCATGTATTTCCTATAAGGAAGGGCTCAGACATGGCATGACGACAGCAATGATGCTGACGATGATCCGAATTATCACGTATggtaaaaattacaatatgaCTATTTACGCTCGTAACGTCCTAAATACTACAAAGAAAATGCTCGTTCAAAATACGTACGCACTTCTAAAAAAGTATAAGAATTAAGATATATGAAATTAAACTAATATGGCCTCATAAATCAAAATACAGTATTTCAAACCCATTAAAAATATTCTATACCTATAATAGGAAGAGTTATTGTAACAATTACTGATAGTATTGCTTTTCAAATAAATCACCTGCGATAATATCATTAATCATTCTCATGTCCTGAAATTTTCCAGGCTTAAATCGGTTTTAAGTGAGTCCCTTGTGTTTGGGACTTAACCTTGAGTTACTAACTACAATTATAGTTTTACTTTTTGATGGTAAAAACGTAACGTATATACCGGGTGCCATGACCGCGAGCACAAGGACTTTTAAAGCAATATAGGTGACTGACAAATTCCTCTGTGCTTTAAAGTATTCATATTTACTATGCTAAGCatgatgatgatattgatGACAATGCACGATGAGGATGCTGCGATCCTTTTCAAGATTTTGCAAGGATTGGCGTCGCTGTGTTAAGCAGAGGGTGAAGATAGCTGATGATCATCATGATAAAACGGAGAAAGGAAGATTAATTGGAGCTAACAGGTCGCCGCCGGTCGCTCAAAGGatttttgaagaaatggaCGGCACGAGATTGACAACTAGAAGATCAGGGGCAGAGTCAAATGGAGCAGAGAACTGAAGATATCTGATAGACTGAGTTGTGAAACGAGAAGTAGGTAACTAAAAGAAGAACATTAAACGTAAGGAGTCTTCCGGAGTAAGACTTAAAGCAGTTAATGTGCGCGCAAATTAACCTGTTATAAGGGCAAGTATCCCGGTTGAAACGCCTATAAAACTGAGAAAGGGCACACACGGGAAAATGAAGGGTTAGAAGAGATAAGAAACTAGGCAGCAAGGAAATCGTAACCACTTTGCCCTAAATTGAATCACAGCTCTTGCACAGTATTGAAGTCAGTGAAAGAACTGTGGGAAGAAGTAACTCTAGTAGAGAAGCTCATAAACCAAATTGAACGCAGAGGAAACAAATTTCATATCACATTTATCATATCATGACTGAGAAGTCCGCGTGAGAGCCAAGACTGATTAAGAAAATCAAATGCGAGTTCCTAACAGATTAGTACGAGGAATGGCATAGCGGACGATTGCAAATTGACAGGCAACACTTTGCGCAAGGCTTACTGAAGACAGAGAGTTGGATAAGAGCTGCACGGCTTGAAATTCATGTTTTGAcacgcacaaaaaaaaatcgttgGTCGGAATCGATAAACACCTCACCAAATATTCCTCGATCCACGAAGAAACTTGGCAAGCTCCTCGCAATAAAAATGGTCCAAAAATACCGGCATGAGAGAACAGACAACCATGCTACTTGCAAACAAAAGTCCTTCGATCCACGATTGGGCATATGCCTCGCGAAAAATACTTCGGAGATGAAGAAAATGACGTCGACTTGGATGCACCTTACcggaaaaacaaattaaaatatgcCACATTTACTTAGCATTGCCATGAATTCGCCTTCATGCCAACTGCTGATTAGTGAGTAAACTTAGATGCAAGTGAGCTAAGTTTACGCTGATGAATttcaacttcgttcccaaGTTCTCTCTTCTTCCGCCAAAAGAAGGAGAGAGCCTGTTACTTTAAGACTCCTGCATTTCCAGATGGCAAATGTTTAATTTACCATCGACTGCAGACACGTTTATTTGCCTTTAAGAGTATCATTTGCTTAAAGCGAAGTGGAGCAATGTCAATTTAACACTCAAGTTAAATATAATTAcgtaaaaatcttcaaaattaaTAGAGTTTGAGTATGGATTGACCATCAAGTGATAAAAATAACCTTGAAAACATCAAATGAGACATCCATGTATCAGGAACACAAATAAGGGTCCATTCAACACTATTTTAATGACCCCAATTAGACATCCTATTCCAATAGAAATATAATGTAGGGTACTATACCAAGACTTAGAAGTCTTCACCAGACATTGGCTGTTGGTTCGTCTAAACATGAGGAGATGTGCCATGCAGAATGGGACACAGTTTATTTCCACAACAGGAGAATCAAAGAGGCACCTTCACCTGATGCacaaagagcaaaaaacaaatttgagagggggggggggggtcaccaagaaaacaaggaaTCCCTCAGTTGAAACTTGGTcatacatttttttatcccAAGATAATCACTGCTTGGAATAGCCATACAAGCCttgttaaaattcaaaattcaaattaaataGACTTGGgttgaaaaataatgatgtCCAAATTTACTTTATAACTATCTAGttaggaaaaaagaaacgaaataATAACCGAATGAACCGTTCTATATTTAAGGTTTTAGTGGTAAGTGGCCTGGTTGTTTCCTTGCGCTTGGTGTTCCTGTGCGAAATAGAACCACCACATAAGCATAACCCTGAGAGCACCCCAATTTCAATCGACTCCCTGaattggtgtttttttttggcctgCAGAAGTAAAGGGACGATTTATTTCAAGACGTCTGTGGactttttttcacacaaaCTGTAGCTAGTGGACATACAGGTTTTAAAGCGGCTCGATTCTCTGTCATCGAAAACTTCAAGCATTATCATGCCAGTTTCACTATTGGTGATCGTCTCCAACTGGCGACAACAAATATATGcaagcaaataaacaaataaaacacgaAGCAGGCAACGAAGATATCAGAATTCTATTTCGGATCTTTTTCTTCACAATGCCACGTTTCACTGTGTTTCAGAAATCAACGCAGACACGTTCCGCTAACTTCAAATCAAATTACGCGATCATCACACAAATTAAACCGACCCCTCACACAGTTTccatattaaattttgtcttcGCGTCCGCGGGTGATAACATTTGTAGAAACCATGGCGGTTAGCTTCCAAAAACATCATTTCAGCGACAAGAACTTACTGAAACTAAACACAAGGTCGACTGacacatttttcatttaagacAAGTGAAGAAGGCACAGTGAAACGAATTACTCTGTTTTAGAGTTTGGGAAAAAAGCTCCTCTAAGTTCATTTGCCCTAAATGATGAACACTCGAGTACAAAATCTGCGCGAAACCAGCTTGATCTTGAACAAAGCTTTACCCTTCATGCATAACGATAAAAAAATGGAATTCGTATGACCTCGAACAATTTGAAGTTAAAATACCTGTCTTTCTAATGCTATTGCAAAGTGGTGTATGGAGCGCGGTTTTAGCAGCGACGGCCACAAACTGTTTGCTGTTATTTGCATGAAAACATCACACACGAGTACAAATTCGGCTATAAATTcaatgaaaaccaaatttaccTCGTCTTCGTAGCTTTAAATTCGTCTCGCCGCCCCCAATTTAGTCTTTCATTCCTCAACGCGAGCGAAAGGCCACGCGAAAAGTTTCCTCCTGGTTACTTTTTGAAACAAGGGAACGAAATAAAATTCGTTCTCGTCGCAAGATAATGAAGCCTTTTTCGGTTTAAATTGTACAAAGTGATTGGACGGTTCTCAAATGTAAATAGCACGATTGTATTTAACGCATGCCAGAAAGACAGTTCGCGGAGCCCTCCGAAGCACGTGAGCATTTTTTCAGAATAGTTCTCACCGTTTAATAAGCAAGACATTTTCTGTCATTCAAACTTTAGACTGCCTTCACTTTTTCCTTGGCCTTGGAAGCACCATAGTTTTCTTTCTAAAGTCACCACAACTCACGCTGAACGGCAAGCCGATCAAAGGTGTGACTACCTCGCCCTTTCATGAAATAAGACtgaataggccttttgcaactagcgatcactggtacaaaatccgccatgctggagggcaagttCATTAATATTCCCGCACTGCGACAtccaaacaaaggcaagtcaagcttcgctggttcaggtctctttgttttaatgtcccagtacGGGAATAATAAtcagcttgccctccagcgtggcggattttgtaccacgtgatcgctagttgcaaaaggcctattagcCCTGGTTGCAAGTTCTCTCAATTTATTGGCTAAAAATATCACGTGACACGAGCGGCgggtgtttattttctttaccgcCAGGCTGTTTATTGTTGTGAATAtaatcaaattaacaaaacCTTATTGTAATTTACCCATAgcgaaaaaacattttttaacaacatGTTCTGaaagtttcgagcgttagcccttcgtcagagcgaatgacgaagggctaacgctcgaaacgtcagctttctaaatctttcacggtggtaattcaacctttatcaactcgtttgataaaaccaaatttttgggaagaaaggagagtCCAGGGATAGGACTAtgagccaatcaaatcattgcaATAAATTTCCCTGTATTGGCCGAGTGGGTACTAAGTATAAGTAAATAGTGAGGTAAGATGGCGGACAATTAAGTAGTAAGCAATATACAAATAGGTGATCTTTATGCGTTTATTAAACAGCTAGAGAAATATGAGTTCCTCTTATTGGGAAGGATCGAGAGACTTCATCTCGGTGTCTATGCCTTGGAATGCTGGTGATAAAGATGATCTCAATAGCAAAAATCGGCGGCACACTTCTTTTTATAGGGTAAGCTAAGCTCATAGTTATGTTATATACATACGTTTTTGTTTATGATCTGAAGAGTGGACGATATAAATATAACTCCAATGTGTTGAATAAATAGTTACATCGAGAGAGAGTAATGAGTTATCAAATTGAATCCTCAAGCTCTGCTTGTTTGATATTCTTCATCaatgtttaaaatcattttgaattttgtaatcAGAGCTTGCACCTTTACCTTCTTCCCAGATACCATTCCTTCCTTTAAGTAATGGTTTGAGATTCTGacaaaaagtttaaaatatcagaattttaaaatcatttaatcTTTCGCTATTTGATGTTTTGCAGAAGTGGAGATCAATGTCCTCATTTCAAAAATATCTTATTACCTTGTTTTGTACTCTTGGATGTATAATTCTTTTGATGTGGCATAGGGgacttgtattttcaaatcctTACAGTACAGACATATCACTGGACCATTCCATTAAGCACAGGGGTCATGAATTACCTATTGAGCTTTTACCCACAATTGACAAAGTAAATccaaaagagatatttgacaAGAACTTAAAAGAACTAGAGGAAGCAAGAAAGAATTATGGAATTAACAAGAAAGGTCCTCCAAAATTAAGTGAGAGGAATAAAGTGCAACCGGCGTTAAACaaagtaaaggaaaatcatgAAGAGATAGACTCGGATATTCATAATAATGGAAATAATGCAGAGGAAGGAGATCCAGGTGGTATTCATGGTGACGCTGTAGGAAATAATGACAACAAAGGTAGTGAACATGGAATTGATACAGCGGGTGATGGGGAAGTTATACCTGTGGAAAATGTGGCTTTGAACATTAATGGAGTTAATATCCTTCcattagaaaaacaaaatgaacgTCAAAAAAAGGTTGTGGAAGCTTTTAAACATGCATGGGAAGGTTACAGAAAGTATGCATGGGGTCATGATGAATTATTACCAGTGTCCAAGTCTCACAATGAATGGTTTGGTGTTGGACTTACAATAGTTGATTCCCTGGATACAATGCTTCTTATGAATTTGGCAGAGGAATTTCAGCAAGCACATGACTGGGTTGCAAGCAGCTTGTCTTTTGACAAAAACGTGGATGTGAATTTATTTGAGACTACCATTCGTGTTCTCGGTGGACTTTTGAGTGCTTATCACTTGTCAAAGGATGAAGTCTTTTTGAGAAAAGCAGTAAGTGGATGGATTACCAACAAGTAAATGAGTAGGAACATAGCTGTAAAGTCAAGTCTCAGGCATATTTGAAGGTTCAAATGGTGTGCAAAGGTCATGGGCTTTATGGTTTATCAAGATGCATTGTTTTCTAGAAATTATTGCTTCAAGatattttggcatttttcagcTGGTCCACTACTGCATTTTGATTAGCAGGGGTAATCCTGTTTCTCCTCCAGATTTCAATTTTACTAGTAGTCCACATGGCCTATTGCAGCTATTGTTATCATGGTTTAAAAGTTATCGTTTCTGTCGTATCATCTGTTGTTTCATTCTGCAATCACACAGACTATGTCTAGTAAAAGTGACCACagaggggggtggggggggggggctgatAGGGCTACAGCCCCACCACTTTTTTGCTTGGGTTTAAGGCTTCAGGATAAATACGGTAGCATACAAGTGCACTATAAATGGAGTAACAGTGACCTCTTATGCTTGTTTGTCTTAGCCAGATTTTTTAGCCCTCCCACTTTGAAACTGTCTCTGCAGTCCATGCCAAAGGCACAGGGTTAAAAACGAagatgacttttttttttgtttcatctctcaccactaataataattacaaaccATAATGACATTTTGCTactgtagaattgttttttatATCTCTTAGTTGTTTTGTAGTGAAATTCAAGAAATCGATTCCAAAAGGATAGTCTAAATTGAATTAGTGTCAGGGGTATTTCTTGTGAAATGAAGTGGCCAGTCTCCAATTAAATGTTTAATGTTACACAATAAGCAACTTGAATTTCAGTGCTCTGTGTAATTGTGCTGGAAAGTggacgtcaatttgttttgaTCCCAGGTTGATCTTGGTGAGCGTTTATTGCCAGCTTTTACGTCAGCATCAAGTATTCCATATTCAGATGTCAATTTATTAACTCATTCCGCTCATGCTCCTCGATGGGGTCCAGATAGCTCTGTATCTGAGGTCACAACAATTCAGCTTGAGTTTAAAGACCTTTCTTACATCACTGGCAACTCCAAATACAAGGTAATGAACGTATGATTGTTATTTGCAAGCTGGGATGTCCACatcgaaaataaaatatgtttcttttttcactttaaatgTTGTGGAAATCTTGTTGTTCGCCACATGTACTCGTTGTAATTCTAAACAAACAGGAATTTAATTGAATTAATGTTTTGATTGTTATTAAAATGAAACGGACTAGAAACATTACCACTTGAAACCTTTATTGTGAAGGAGAAGCTTAACTAAAGACTAACTTCCTTCCCTTCTTTATTTAAATGTCTTCATAAacgaaatattttgtttccaaacaTCAGGAAGCAGTTAATGAAGTAATGAACCACATACACAGCCTGCCCAAGAAGGCAGGATTGGTGCCAATTTATGTGAACGCAGATGATGGACAGTTTCGTTCAAGTGCAACTATCACTCTAGGTGCACGTGGTGATAGTTATTATGAGTATCTGTTGAAGCAGTGGTTGCAGACTGGGAAAACAGAAGATTGGTATGTTTGTactttatttacttatttatttactgaaACATAGTCCATCATCAAATTTCCAGATGCTTTTTCTTGGTGAAATGAACCTTTTTGATAGTTACTTTACAGTAAACTGCTTCCACAATACAGACTACACATATTAATGTAGTAAAAATTCATATGTGAAGGTTGAGATCATTGTTACCtgtaaaaaattattcatgtGAATAGCAAAGCCaagaatttttcaatttcaggTTAAGAGATGATTTTATAGAGGCCATGGATGGTGTCATGTCTCTTTTAAAACGGGAGTCTCACCCAAGTAAACTGGTCTTCATTGGAGAACTTCTTCGTGGTCAAACCTTCAGCCCTAAAATGGTATGGGGAACATTTGTATTTAGTAAAAAGCCAAGCGAAAGCAAAATGTTCAACTGCAGTCAAGGGCAACCCAAAAGGGTCTATTTTGACAGTTACTGCTTCCTTAGAGACGTAGGGTTGATGTTGCCCCAGCATGCTGGTCAGCATTAATATTTCATCAACCTCTGCAGGATAGGAAGCTCAgtcaacttttattttatttttttatttttatttaaaaacttttTATTTAGTCAAATTTTAATATGTATTCACTTCAATTGATATTTCTTTCTCTATCCCCTCCCAAGGATCATTTGGTTTGTTTTCTGCCTGGAACATTGATGTTGGGAGTTCATAATGGCCTAGATAAGAAGtatgaaaaatttgcaaagGACCTCATGGAGACATGTGTGCAGATGTACAGCCAAATGCCAACTGGACTTAGTCCTGAGTTAGTTTACTTCAACCAGGGGCCTCCTTCAAGTGATGATATCATAGTGAAGGTACGTAATTTGTTATCGTATGGTTTCTGCTTTGTTTGAGGTCCTAGGGAAAGCTAAAAGTGACAGCATTTCCTCCTTTGTCCAAATTagtttagttttattttttgctggATTGTTGGTCTCaagtataaattattatacaaTGTATCCTGGATTCTTTATAGTGTCATTTCAGTCGTTAACTATGCAATACCCAAAGTGAAAAATGTGTCCTATTTCACCAGCATTAATATGCTTTTTAGCCCAAGTACAAAACTATGACGTACATTAAAGTTTTGTCgtggataataataataatttatttacttatatAGCACCCTTTAACATTATAGAATGATCAAAGGCTCTTTACAATCCAAGAAAACtaatatttacaataaaaatgctACTAACAATAGATAATTGCAATGAATGAatcaaaagtaaataaataaaatacaaaataccGATAAGATTGTAGTGGGAATCTAAAACGCAAGCTTAAAAAGATAGGTCTTAAGAGATTTCTTAAATAGTGCTAGCATGGATGTCTGGTGGGCATTTTTATCTCTAGTATCCTTTTACAACGTGTGCTTGTGTAGGTCAAAAGTTGATCCTCAATTCCCTTTCTTTCCCAAATTACTCAGAGGTAGTGTCAGAGCCTTTGAAGAGAAAACTGAAATCGTTTTTCCTCAATAGACTAACTGTACTTTAAAATCAGGATATTCATTATTCTAATTCTTGTGTTAGGATTGTTAGGGATGGGCTGTCAGTTttattggggggggggggggggtcttGGTGGTTTACCCTGTAGGGCTCCTTGTGTACCTACCTGCCTCCAAGGATagatgaaaaaaggaaatcgaGAATCAAACTACTCGTAggtttaaattcatttttcaccTGCAAGATGTCCATTTGCATTGCTGCTTTCATATACCGTAAGTTGCGTGAGAAGCAAGTTAAattaaggaatggacaatacctagcgagcgtccatccaattcgggatgcacgcggatagttgggagagcacgaaggtagcgtaagagatgctcgaggcgcagccgagagcatctctagctacctaagtgctctcccaactatccaagtgcatcccgaattggatggacgctcgctaggcattgtccatttcttttataacatagcaggacatttttcacgcagaaaagtcgctttttctgcactgatcaaattgcaagttctcttaaccgtgcggtttgactaaaaatagaacgacttgttttcaaaaacaccagactttttaaaggctgcatcattttgaatgaataaactttaaataaactttttccttgacatctgagccaaatatttaagctggacggctgatgtgaaactcttgctggcaaggaatttcaccgacaatgacgtcagcctgaaccatctctatgaaccatccatttctttttcataaaaaattagccaatcagagcgcgccctagcatatagctatgttataagATTGACTGAACCACTGTCTCACATGCAACTGTTATAGTCACAATATTCAATGCTTTACTTCTCCATTATTTTTAGCCTCTAGATGCTCACAACTTGTTAAGACCAGAGACTGTAGAGTCGCTGTATATTTTATACCGCCTGACAGGAGACAAAAAGTACCAGGAATATGGCTGGACCATATTCAAAGCATTTGAGAAACATACCAAGATTGCATCCGGAGGTTATTCATCTCTGAATAGTGTAAAAGACCCAAACCTTGGATTCAGAAATAAGATGGAGAGTTTCTTTCTTGGCGAGACCCTCAAATATTTATTCTTGTTATTTAGCGATGTGGACATGGTTCCTCTTGATAAATTTGTATTTAATACTGAGGCTCATCTGCTGCCGATAAGAGAATCTTAATTGAGCATAGTTAGGTATTagcattgtaaacaaaatgtAGACTTTTTATATTTCCCTAGGGTTTAAGACGCGAGGAATGTGCTGTGGCATTGTTTTATTACAGCTAGGGTTGTTTTGCGCTAGCCAATTAGTCAAATTCAATCCGATCGTGTTTTTATTCTGAACCTCGCCGACACTTGAAAACATTGTTGAAATTCACACCTGATACGTTTGCGGAAGGAAGCATTCGAAATAATACCATATTATAAGTGGCAAACACTTCGTCAACCTTGTTGAGGCTGTGTTTGACAGTGCTTCACCAATAAAACAACTGTTGATGCATGCTACGCGTTGTGGCTCACAATGTTAAAAAAGGTACATGTACTGGTTATTCCGTTCACTGCACACTTTCTGAAACCAAAGATTCGTTTTCGCCAATCAAAACCTTCTTAGACAACAAAGAGTCAATTCAAGCACAGAACGAATAGATGCAGCCATCTTGAAGCGTGGGAATATATTAAATCTCGGCTGAAGCGCGGCGCCAGGTGTACATGCAAATGTGCCAATGTAAGGAGGAGGTACACGCCCTTCTATATGTATAGTTTACGTCCTAGAAAGTGCGGCGCACGGGGTTGTATTCACGGGTTGTTTGTGTGAAAACCCGAACGAGCGAGGTACGACCGAGGTAAATCCgggtttttgacacaaacatcGAGTGAATAACCCCGTACAAAGCAatttctatgacgtgagctgtttattacacgtaGGACGAAAAtattcattgaaatagttttcttaacacaaattaaaaacaaaaactcacgcacttggagcagaaaattggcAATTAACACGTCGACAACTATTGCagcaatattttcaatctctcCTCAGCTCGATTCTCGaaactaaaatatttttgagcaatgagacatctctctgtgatttgctcgatgtgttcttgttttcttgatgcCATACAAACACGTCTGGGCAGCAATCAACTGAGACAAATTGAGAGGTTTCCCCGCCTTCGACGGAGGCGCCGATAAAAAAGCCGCCAAATCTGAAAagctatttgaatgtaaacgatgcacgattctgattggctaccaaaggcctttacgctatcgttgattggttgtacgtccacatgtgaaaacagctgtactccattctgattggctgtattGGCTTTTTTCACATGTAAAAATAAAGTACAGAGATTTCGACAGATGAGCTTTATGGAAGgaaattctcgtgttacgtgtaataaaaaaaatcacctgtcctttttttcaatgactATTGCAATTGAGCCTGCAGTCAAAGGACCAGTTATAGACGAGTCCAGTGGGTCAGCGCAATgcaaaatgacccattagcctcgttcaTGTGTTGAAACCGCCGATAAATGTAACGAGTCATTGCTtccacttaaggacggtgcctactattgttattgcgcatacgttctgcgcatctccagatactcggatttcctatcggtagtacttactaatacagggatatttttgcgctgtttgaaactatccggagaaagtagatcttactaagtactcttggtatccaaaaagaaaattgggggtaaccatgcatttttgagagataattaagcttcaatttgagaaagaacgccatacgttgctttgtattttaaaactttttaccgatattattcatgaattatctttgaaaaatgcgtggttacccccaagtttctttttggatttcaataggacttgttaagatctacatttcctgcataatcacacaccggggaaaaaatatctttaattagtaggcaccgtccttaattttgtagttttttttttttttttttcaaacagatTTTGTCACAAAATGGTATTTAAATTTTGGAGCCCGTGCTGCCTGGTTACAAGTGAAATAAACACGCAACAGCATCAATAAACATGTTCTTTTCGTTTGGTCTTAGTAGGAAGGACTTCATCCATTAACATTTTGATCAGCTTCCACCTTATAGAACTATTTGTGTCTCACACTCTATGCTGGTTGATTGGTTAAGAAATCACGTCACTGATTTGCTACGCGTTAGTACATTGCATTCGTGTACGGCTACGATCTGAGAGAAACTTTCTCTGTTCatggtttttgtttaattCGCTCCTCCTGCTGTATAACATTCATCAATGGAACATCACTACCTAACCCCGTGATTGGACAATTTCTGTGTCGACCAATCTTCGCTTCGAAGATGCGTTTTGTTTAATACGATTTTCTTCGCCTTGCAGAATGAGATTTAGTCTCTTCTCACCGACTCTTGGTTCATTATTGTTGAACGTCCAACAAGTGTATTGCTACGGGGacttgatttgaaagaaaatgttgcaGCTCCTTGTCAACAAGTATATCCCGATGATAAGTTCAGGTACAGGATGGCCTGTACCGAACCACAGTCGGCAAGCTTTGTGAACCGTAGGACATTTAGGTGAGATCCGAAGACATAACGAGGGAATACACCTCACGTTGGATACTTGATGTAGACTGTAGTGTGTTCGTTGGGCTGCAAGTTTGAAGtgccatttttcaaataaacgATGAGGTaacctggaaaaaaaacaaacaaaacataacaaaatgATTACATTTTGCATCTTTCCTGTGTCAAATCCATGCATTTTTAAAAACTGTTGTGTGATTCTTCTGTCTTTTCTGGCCAATCAGAAATGGTGCACGAATTGAAAGAGTGATAACCAAGATTTAAGTAGGGAGGACCCATCGCCCGGCACAAAAAAA is a window from the Acropora palmata chromosome 1, jaAcrPala1.3, whole genome shotgun sequence genome containing:
- the LOC141894680 gene encoding endoplasmic reticulum mannosyl-oligosaccharide 1,2-alpha-mannosidase-like; this translates as MSSSYWEGSRDFISVSMPWNAGDKDDLNSKNRRHTSFYRKWRSMSSFQKYLITLFCTLGCIILLMWHRGLVFSNPYSTDISLDHSIKHRGHELPIELLPTIDKVNPKEIFDKNLKELEEARKNYGINKKGPPKLSERNKVQPALNKVKENHEEIDSDIHNNGNNAEEGDPGGIHGDAVGNNDNKGSEHGIDTAGDGEVIPVENVALNINGVNILPLEKQNERQKKVVEAFKHAWEGYRKYAWGHDELLPVSKSHNEWFGVGLTIVDSLDTMLLMNLAEEFQQAHDWVASSLSFDKNVDVNLFETTIRVLGGLLSAYHLSKDEVFLRKAVDLGERLLPAFTSASSIPYSDVNLLTHSAHAPRWGPDSSVSEVTTIQLEFKDLSYITGNSKYKEAVNEVMNHIHSLPKKAGLVPIYVNADDGQFRSSATITLGARGDSYYEYLLKQWLQTGKTEDWLRDDFIEAMDGVMSLLKRESHPSKLVFIGELLRGQTFSPKMDHLVCFLPGTLMLGVHNGLDKKYEKFAKDLMETCVQMYSQMPTGLSPELVYFNQGPPSSDDIIVKPLDAHNLLRPETVESLYILYRLTGDKKYQEYGWTIFKAFEKHTKIASGGYSSLNSVKDPNLGFRNKMESFFLGETLKYLFLLFSDVDMVPLDKFVFNTEAHLLPIRES